One Nocardioides aromaticivorans genomic window carries:
- a CDS encoding methionine synthase: MTVRATGVGSFPGDSQRDFDEALSVVLGELAADGGIPFLPEVPGRGAVAAMTGRSLGLVGELDADLQPSGWRLTGTSGAPTLDQRRARSLVAQDLDTFEERMADYAGPVKVQLAGPWTLAATVERPRGDKLLADHGARRDLAQALAVAVADHVADVRRRVPGATGVVLQLDEPALPAVLAGAVPTASGFGKHRTVHPPEASEALEWVLGAAGDAGAEPWVHCCAPDVPLGLLRGAGARGVMVDLALLGAEGHDAAAEALEAGDTIALGVVPTSGAMPSDKALVERVRRWLDMVGLDPAVVGERIVVTPACGLAGSAAADARRATELVRSVARSLGAG; the protein is encoded by the coding sequence GTGACGGTCCGGGCCACGGGTGTCGGGTCCTTCCCCGGCGACTCCCAGCGCGACTTCGACGAGGCCCTGTCCGTCGTGCTCGGCGAGCTGGCGGCCGACGGCGGCATCCCGTTCCTCCCCGAGGTCCCCGGTCGGGGCGCGGTCGCGGCCATGACCGGTCGCTCGCTCGGTCTCGTCGGCGAGCTCGACGCCGACCTGCAGCCGAGCGGCTGGCGCCTCACCGGCACCTCCGGCGCCCCGACGCTCGACCAGCGTCGTGCCCGCAGCCTGGTCGCGCAGGACCTCGACACGTTCGAGGAGCGCATGGCCGACTACGCCGGTCCGGTCAAGGTCCAGCTCGCGGGACCGTGGACGCTGGCGGCGACCGTCGAGCGGCCCCGCGGCGACAAGCTGCTCGCGGACCACGGCGCGCGCCGAGACCTGGCCCAGGCCCTCGCGGTGGCGGTCGCCGACCACGTCGCCGACGTGCGCCGACGGGTGCCCGGCGCGACCGGGGTCGTCCTCCAGCTCGACGAGCCGGCGCTCCCGGCCGTGCTGGCCGGCGCGGTCCCGACCGCGTCCGGCTTCGGGAAGCACCGCACGGTGCACCCGCCCGAGGCCAGCGAGGCCCTTGAGTGGGTCCTCGGCGCCGCCGGCGACGCCGGTGCCGAGCCGTGGGTCCACTGCTGCGCCCCGGACGTGCCGCTGGGCCTGCTGCGCGGGGCCGGTGCGCGGGGGGTGATGGTCGACCTCGCGCTGCTCGGCGCCGAGGGCCACGACGCTGCCGCCGAGGCCCTGGAGGCCGGGGACACGATCGCGCTGGGCGTCGTACCCACCTCGGGGGCGATGCCGTCGGACAAGGCGCTCGTGGAGCGCGTGCGGCGCTGGCTCGACATGGTCGGCCTCGACCCCGCGGTCGTGGGGGAGCGGATCGTCGTCACCCCGGCGTGCGGGCTCGCCGGCTCCGCTGCGGCCGACGCACGGCGGGCGACCGAGCTGGTGCGCTCGGTGGCGAGGTCGCTCGGCGCAGGCTAG
- a CDS encoding DHA2 family efflux MFS transporter permease subunit, which translates to MTDVESLDPAATTSPADVEATPTKHAGLALVLILTAQLMVVLDSTIANIALPYIGNDLDISQANLTWIVTGYALAFGGLLLLGGRLGDLYGRRRLFTIGLVTFAVASLLGGVAANEAMLLGSRALQGVGAAMAAPAALALITTTFPAGPARNRAMAAYATMSGVGAAIGLILGGWLTGLDSFAGLDVEGWRLTFLINVPIGLIAAAAVPRILAESESHPGQMDIPGAITGTLGLLGIVFGLSRAGEEAYGWDHAQTITSLVAGVVLLVAFAIVESRVEHPLLPVRIFANRTRATSFVAMMIAPAAMFAMFYFLSLFIQQIMGFSPLEAGFAFLPFSFGIVIGAGLASNLVARVDARFLAGTGTLLAAAALFMFSRIPVDESPKAVLTALADGGADINYWTHLFPFIVLMAIGMGLVFVPMTLTAVHHVRAEDSGIGSGVLNTMQQVGGALGLATLSTVALHFTNDQASEVAKPMAEAITATGGDPTAVVPGTDLSFLEAAIFGSSFPEGAVHAFLVASMLMLAASAVIWTFLNVKHTELATDAPEGVHVG; encoded by the coding sequence ATGACCGACGTCGAATCCCTCGACCCTGCGGCGACGACCTCGCCCGCAGACGTCGAGGCAACACCCACGAAGCACGCCGGCCTCGCGCTGGTGCTGATCCTCACCGCGCAGCTGATGGTGGTCCTCGACTCGACCATCGCCAACATCGCGCTGCCCTACATCGGCAACGACCTCGACATCTCCCAGGCCAACCTGACCTGGATCGTCACGGGCTACGCGCTCGCGTTCGGTGGCCTGCTGCTCCTGGGCGGACGCCTCGGTGACCTCTACGGCCGCCGGCGCCTGTTCACGATCGGCCTGGTGACCTTCGCGGTCGCCTCCCTGCTCGGTGGCGTCGCCGCCAACGAGGCGATGCTCCTCGGCTCCCGCGCCCTCCAGGGCGTCGGTGCCGCGATGGCCGCGCCGGCCGCCCTGGCCCTGATCACCACGACGTTCCCGGCCGGACCGGCCCGCAACCGCGCCATGGCGGCGTACGCCACCATGTCGGGCGTCGGCGCCGCGATCGGCCTGATCCTCGGTGGCTGGCTGACCGGCCTCGACTCGTTCGCCGGGCTCGACGTCGAGGGCTGGCGCCTGACCTTCCTCATCAACGTCCCGATCGGTCTCATCGCCGCCGCCGCGGTCCCGCGGATCCTCGCGGAGTCCGAGTCGCACCCCGGCCAGATGGACATCCCCGGCGCCATCACCGGCACCCTCGGCCTGCTCGGCATCGTCTTCGGCCTGTCGCGTGCGGGCGAGGAGGCCTACGGCTGGGACCACGCCCAGACCATCACGTCGCTGGTCGCCGGTGTCGTCCTGCTGGTCGCCTTCGCGATCGTCGAGTCGCGGGTCGAGCACCCGCTGCTGCCGGTCCGGATCTTCGCCAACCGGACCCGCGCCACGAGCTTCGTGGCGATGATGATCGCCCCCGCCGCGATGTTCGCGATGTTCTACTTCCTGAGCCTGTTCATCCAGCAGATCATGGGCTTCAGCCCGCTCGAGGCCGGCTTCGCCTTCCTGCCGTTCTCGTTCGGCATCGTGATCGGCGCGGGCCTGGCGTCCAACCTGGTCGCCCGGGTCGACGCCCGCTTCCTGGCCGGCACCGGCACCCTGCTCGCGGCCGCCGCGCTCTTCATGTTCTCGCGGATCCCGGTCGACGAGTCGCCGAAGGCGGTCCTGACGGCGCTCGCCGACGGTGGTGCCGACATCAACTACTGGACCCACCTGTTCCCGTTCATCGTCCTGATGGCGATCGGCATGGGCCTGGTGTTCGTCCCGATGACCCTCACCGCGGTCCACCACGTCCGCGCCGAGGACTCGGGCATCGGCTCCGGCGTGCTCAACACCATGCAGCAGGTCGGCGGCGCCCTCGGCCTCGCCACCCTGAGCACGGTCGCGCTGCACTTCACCAACGACCAGGCCAGTGAGGTCGCCAAGCCGATGGCCGAGGCGATCACCGCCACCGGCGGCGACCCGACGGCCGTCGTGCCGGGCACGGACCTCAGCTTCCTCGAGGCCGCGATCTTCGGCTCCAGCTTCCCGGAGGGTGCGGTCCACGCCTTCCTGGTCGCCTCGATGCTGATGCTGGCCGCCTCGGCCGTGATCTGGACGTTCCTCAACGTCAAGCACACCGAGCTCGCCACGGACGCACCCGAGGGTGTCCACGTCGGCTGA
- a CDS encoding protein kinase domain-containing protein translates to MARIPGVGDSLGPYRITRQLGAGGMGVVFEAVEEGLGRRVALKVLAVQLAEEPEFRSRFLREATVLARSDSPHIIQVYSHGEHDGVLYLATQFVPGGDLAARVASDGLPPADSALDLAAQVASALADAHAVGVVHRDVKPHNVLLRAGQDQVHAYLCDFGIARDDESSLTSSGVVAGTYAYLAPERFRGEPATAASDIYALGCLVWFLLTGRAPYDGGPVQLATQHEFSPIPQLPGAPAQLNAFLRRAMAKDPAARHPSAGAAAAHLRAIRAAGGLPSGQFVAPPQPPVPSYPSSAGSAGSYPPAPPTSPIPSVGSHPSAPSYPSAPSTASVPQAPPPQPVPRPAPHPTPLMPPGRDEPRRRTGLVAALVVLAVLLGVGGGVGWSLLRDDGKGDGSTGDGGDSPSAAGSATGGSSPGSSDSPRSAGAPGPIDGPIAPADVNGDGFDDTILLDDLDDETVVLLSDPRSQSGFGAQQRWSTSAYGDALVVRGDFNGDGWADLALAEPGLVRVAASNGARFSKPVEWATPDLPDEFRVTAGDFDADGQDDLAFLTGAGTGAISIEVALADGTGFRTPESWAGIDGWTYEDMRIGAADVDGDGRADFVEMGQPPEGGIDIRVFASLAGGTFDANRGWFSARDWSWNTTRIGLGDVDADGDADVVALRDFGGDGLGVATLLSDGTRLEEDDEVVIGDLAFDRTRSVAGDTDGDGTTDLVLVDRNTAEARRYARTSDGFTETGSTSVDAHVDEDGSILVGVSR, encoded by the coding sequence GTGGCGCGCATCCCCGGTGTCGGTGACTCCCTGGGCCCCTACCGGATCACCCGGCAGCTCGGGGCCGGTGGCATGGGCGTCGTCTTCGAGGCGGTCGAGGAGGGCCTCGGGCGACGGGTCGCGCTCAAGGTGCTGGCCGTCCAGCTCGCCGAGGAGCCGGAGTTCCGCAGCCGCTTCCTGCGGGAGGCGACCGTGCTGGCGCGCAGCGACAGCCCGCACATCATCCAGGTCTACAGCCACGGCGAGCACGACGGCGTCCTCTACCTCGCCACCCAGTTCGTCCCGGGCGGCGACCTCGCGGCCCGGGTGGCCAGCGACGGCCTGCCGCCCGCGGACAGCGCGCTCGACCTCGCCGCGCAGGTCGCCTCGGCGCTCGCGGACGCCCACGCGGTCGGCGTCGTGCACCGTGACGTCAAGCCCCACAACGTGCTGCTGCGCGCCGGCCAGGACCAGGTGCACGCCTACCTCTGCGACTTCGGCATCGCCCGCGACGACGAGTCGTCGCTGACCAGCAGCGGGGTGGTGGCCGGCACCTACGCCTACCTCGCGCCCGAGCGGTTCCGTGGTGAGCCCGCCACGGCGGCCAGCGACATCTACGCCCTCGGCTGCCTGGTGTGGTTCCTGCTGACCGGTCGTGCGCCGTACGACGGCGGGCCGGTCCAGCTCGCGACGCAGCACGAGTTCTCGCCGATCCCGCAGCTGCCCGGCGCCCCGGCCCAGCTCAACGCCTTCCTCCGTCGGGCGATGGCCAAGGACCCCGCGGCGCGGCACCCGTCGGCCGGCGCGGCGGCCGCGCACCTGCGCGCGATCCGGGCCGCCGGCGGCCTCCCCAGCGGGCAGTTCGTGGCGCCCCCGCAGCCGCCCGTGCCGTCGTACCCGTCCTCGGCCGGCTCGGCGGGCTCCTACCCGCCGGCGCCCCCGACCTCGCCGATCCCGTCGGTCGGCTCGCACCCGTCGGCGCCGTCGTACCCGTCCGCGCCGTCGACCGCGTCGGTCCCGCAGGCGCCGCCTCCCCAACCCGTGCCGCGTCCCGCGCCCCATCCCACGCCGCTGATGCCGCCCGGCCGCGACGAGCCGCGGCGGCGTACCGGACTGGTCGCCGCGCTGGTCGTCCTCGCCGTCCTCCTGGGCGTCGGTGGGGGCGTGGGCTGGAGCCTGCTGCGCGACGACGGCAAGGGCGACGGCAGCACGGGGGACGGCGGCGACAGCCCGTCGGCCGCCGGCTCCGCCACGGGCGGGTCCAGCCCCGGTTCGTCGGACTCGCCGCGCTCCGCGGGCGCACCGGGACCGATCGACGGGCCGATCGCCCCGGCTGACGTCAACGGCGACGGCTTCGACGACACGATCCTGCTCGACGACCTCGACGACGAGACCGTCGTGCTCCTCTCCGACCCGCGCAGCCAGAGCGGCTTCGGCGCGCAGCAGCGCTGGAGCACCAGTGCGTACGGCGACGCGTTGGTCGTGCGCGGGGACTTCAACGGCGACGGGTGGGCCGACCTGGCGCTCGCCGAGCCCGGACTGGTGCGAGTGGCGGCGTCCAACGGCGCAAGGTTCAGCAAGCCCGTGGAGTGGGCGACACCCGACCTGCCGGACGAGTTCCGCGTGACCGCGGGCGACTTCGACGCCGACGGCCAGGACGACCTGGCCTTCCTGACCGGCGCGGGGACCGGGGCGATCTCGATCGAGGTCGCGCTGGCGGACGGGACGGGCTTCCGAACGCCTGAGTCGTGGGCCGGCATCGACGGCTGGACCTACGAGGACATGCGGATCGGTGCAGCCGACGTCGACGGCGACGGGCGCGCGGACTTCGTCGAGATGGGCCAGCCGCCCGAGGGTGGCATCGACATCCGGGTCTTCGCGTCGCTCGCGGGCGGCACGTTCGACGCCAACCGCGGCTGGTTCAGCGCACGCGACTGGTCCTGGAACACCACGCGGATCGGCCTCGGTGACGTCGACGCCGACGGCGACGCCGATGTGGTCGCGCTGCGCGACTTCGGCGGCGACGGACTCGGCGTCGCCACCCTGCTCTCCGACGGCACCAGGCTGGAGGAGGACGACGAGGTCGTCATCGGCGACCTGGCCTTCGACCGGACCCGCTCGGTCGCCGGCGACACCGACGGCGACGGCACGACGGACCTCGTCCTGGTCGACCGCAACACCGCCGAGGCCCGTCGCTATGCGCGGACGTCCGACGGCTTCACCGAGACCGGCAGCACGAGCGTCGACGCCCACGTCGACGAGGACGGCTCGATCCTGGTCGGCGTCAGCCGCTGA
- the gatA gene encoding Asp-tRNA(Asn)/Glu-tRNA(Gln) amidotransferase subunit GatA has product MSELIRKTAAELADALAAGETTSVELTQVHLDRIAAVDGDAEAGVHAFLHVDAEGALVQAAESDARRAAGETRHLLDGVPIAVKDVLTTQGLPTTCGSKILEGWVPPYDATVVRKIKAAGLPILGKTNMDEFAMGSSTEHSAYGPTRNPWDQTRIPGGSGGGSAAAVAAFEAPLALGTDTGGSIRQPGAVTGTVGVKPTYGGVSRYGLVALANSLDQVGPVTRTVLDSALLHELIGGHDPLDSTSVDVPVGAYVEAARQGATGDLSGLRVGVIKELAGDGWQPGVMQRFAETVDLLKELGAEVTEVSCPTFVHAMATYYLILPAECSSNLAKFDAMRYGLRVVPDGDPSAEAVMKATRDAGFGDEVKRRIMIGTYALSSGYYDAYYGTAQKVRTLISRDFAAAFESVDVLVSPTSPTTAFPLGEKLDDPLAMYLQDLATIPANLAGVPGISVPAGLAEEDGLPVGFQVLAPALADDRLYRVGAAVEAALTSRWGGPILAKAPTLEGGR; this is encoded by the coding sequence GTGAGCGAGCTGATCCGCAAGACCGCCGCCGAGCTGGCCGACGCCCTGGCCGCCGGCGAGACCACGTCCGTCGAGCTGACCCAGGTCCACCTCGACCGGATCGCCGCGGTCGACGGCGACGCCGAGGCCGGCGTGCACGCCTTCCTCCACGTCGACGCCGAGGGCGCCCTCGTGCAGGCCGCCGAGTCCGACGCCCGCCGCGCCGCCGGCGAGACCCGTCACCTGCTCGACGGCGTCCCGATCGCCGTCAAGGACGTGCTGACCACGCAGGGCCTGCCCACGACGTGCGGCTCGAAGATCCTCGAGGGCTGGGTGCCGCCGTACGACGCCACCGTGGTCCGCAAGATCAAGGCCGCAGGCCTGCCGATCCTCGGCAAGACCAACATGGACGAGTTCGCCATGGGCTCCTCGACCGAGCACTCGGCGTACGGCCCGACCCGCAACCCGTGGGACCAGACCCGCATCCCGGGCGGCTCCGGCGGCGGCTCGGCCGCGGCCGTGGCGGCCTTCGAGGCCCCGCTGGCCCTCGGCACCGACACCGGCGGCTCGATCCGCCAGCCGGGCGCCGTCACCGGCACCGTCGGCGTGAAGCCGACCTACGGCGGGGTGTCGCGATACGGCCTGGTCGCGCTCGCCAACAGCCTCGACCAGGTCGGCCCGGTCACCCGGACCGTCCTCGACTCCGCGCTGCTGCACGAGCTGATCGGTGGGCACGACCCGCTCGACTCGACGTCGGTCGACGTCCCCGTCGGCGCCTACGTCGAGGCGGCGCGCCAGGGTGCGACCGGCGACCTCTCCGGCCTGCGCGTCGGCGTGATCAAGGAGCTCGCCGGCGACGGCTGGCAGCCCGGCGTCATGCAGCGATTCGCCGAGACGGTCGACCTGCTGAAGGAGCTCGGCGCCGAGGTCACCGAGGTGTCCTGCCCGACCTTCGTGCACGCGATGGCGACCTACTACCTCATCCTGCCGGCCGAGTGCTCCTCCAACCTCGCCAAGTTCGACGCCATGCGCTACGGCCTGCGCGTCGTACCGGATGGCGACCCGAGCGCCGAGGCGGTCATGAAGGCGACCCGCGACGCCGGCTTCGGCGACGAGGTCAAGCGCCGCATCATGATCGGCACCTACGCCCTCTCGAGCGGCTACTACGACGCCTACTACGGGACGGCGCAGAAGGTGCGCACGCTGATCTCGCGCGACTTCGCCGCGGCGTTCGAGTCGGTCGACGTCCTCGTGTCGCCGACCTCCCCGACCACGGCGTTCCCGCTGGGGGAGAAGCTCGACGACCCGCTGGCGATGTACCTGCAGGACCTCGCCACCATCCCGGCCAACCTCGCCGGCGTCCCCGGCATCTCGGTGCCCGCCGGCCTCGCCGAGGAGGACGGCCTCCCGGTCGGCTTCCAGGTGCTCGCCCCGGCGCTCGCCGACGACCGGCTCTACCGGGTCGGCGCGGCCGTCGAGGCGGCGCTGACGTCCCGCTGGGGCGGTCCGATCCTTGCGAAGGCTCCGACCCTGGAGGGTGGACGATGA
- the ligA gene encoding NAD-dependent DNA ligase LigA yields MSQADLPVVPPEVRDEHATTSEEIEEARYRYYVLDDPTLSDADFDKRLRRLEALEEQYPELRTPDSPTQKVGGAVSTDFTAVDHLQRMESLDNAFSFEELASWHARLDREGASDAALLCELKVDGLAINLLYEKGRLVRALTRGDGRTGEDVTPNVRTIKAVPHRLTGTDDYPVPDLVEVRGEVFLPVAAFEALNVSMTEAGKPAFANPRNAAAGSLRQKDPRVTASRALGMVCHGIGAREGFEPKAQSEAYAALAAWGLPISEQVRVVPTLADVEAYITHAGEHRHTIVPYEIDGVVVKVDDVALQRRLGSTSRAPRWAIAFKYPPEEVNTKLLDIAVNVGRTGRVTPYGVMVPTKVAGSTVENATLHNFHEVERKDVRPGDTVILRKAGDVIPEIVGPVLPLRPEGLEPWVAPTACPACGTGLVEQKEGDKDRRCPNHQKCPGQIRERVFFVAGRSAFDIEGLGYEAAVALLDAGVITDEGDVFDLDADKLRRTDLFTRAPKKDEEGPQLTANGAKLLANLDARKDVPLWRVIVALSIRHTGPSASRALAQEFGSMAAIRAASEEELAAAEGVGPTIARAVIEWFEVDWHVAIVDKWTAAGVSMEDARDESVARTLEGLTVVVTGSLVDFSRDSAKEAILSRGGKAAGSVSKKTDYVVVGENAGSKADKAEQLGVPVLDEDGFKRLLENGPDAAG; encoded by the coding sequence ATGAGCCAGGCCGACCTCCCCGTCGTACCTCCCGAGGTGCGTGACGAGCACGCGACGACCAGCGAGGAGATCGAGGAGGCGCGCTACCGCTACTACGTCCTCGACGACCCGACGCTCTCCGACGCGGACTTCGACAAGCGGCTGCGCCGGCTGGAGGCGCTGGAGGAGCAGTACCCCGAGCTCCGGACGCCGGACTCGCCCACGCAGAAGGTCGGCGGGGCGGTCTCGACCGACTTCACGGCCGTGGACCACCTGCAGCGCATGGAGAGCCTCGACAACGCCTTCTCCTTCGAGGAGCTCGCCTCGTGGCACGCGCGGCTCGACCGCGAGGGAGCGTCCGACGCGGCGCTGCTGTGCGAGCTCAAGGTCGACGGCCTGGCGATCAACCTGCTCTACGAGAAGGGCCGCCTGGTCCGGGCGCTGACCCGCGGCGACGGCCGCACCGGCGAGGACGTCACGCCCAACGTCAGGACGATCAAGGCGGTGCCGCACCGGCTCACCGGCACCGACGACTACCCGGTGCCCGACCTCGTCGAGGTGCGCGGCGAGGTGTTCCTCCCGGTCGCCGCGTTCGAGGCGCTCAACGTGTCGATGACCGAGGCCGGCAAGCCCGCCTTCGCCAACCCGCGCAACGCCGCGGCCGGGTCGCTGCGCCAGAAGGACCCGCGGGTCACCGCCTCGCGCGCGCTCGGCATGGTCTGCCACGGCATCGGTGCGCGCGAGGGCTTCGAGCCGAAGGCGCAGTCCGAGGCGTACGCCGCGCTCGCGGCCTGGGGCCTGCCGATCAGCGAGCAGGTGCGGGTCGTGCCGACGCTGGCCGACGTCGAGGCCTACATCACCCACGCCGGCGAGCACCGCCACACGATCGTGCCCTACGAGATCGACGGCGTCGTGGTGAAGGTCGACGACGTCGCCCTCCAGCGACGGCTCGGCTCCACCAGCCGGGCGCCGCGGTGGGCGATCGCGTTCAAGTACCCGCCCGAGGAGGTCAACACCAAGCTCCTCGACATCGCGGTCAACGTCGGCCGGACCGGCCGCGTGACGCCGTACGGCGTCATGGTGCCCACCAAGGTCGCGGGCTCCACGGTCGAGAACGCCACGCTGCACAACTTCCACGAGGTCGAGCGCAAGGACGTCCGCCCCGGCGACACCGTCATCCTGCGCAAGGCCGGTGACGTGATCCCGGAGATCGTCGGCCCGGTTCTCCCGCTGCGGCCCGAGGGCCTCGAGCCGTGGGTCGCGCCCACGGCCTGCCCGGCGTGCGGCACGGGGCTGGTGGAGCAGAAGGAGGGCGACAAGGACCGCCGCTGCCCCAACCACCAGAAGTGCCCGGGCCAGATCCGCGAGCGGGTCTTCTTCGTCGCCGGGCGCAGCGCCTTCGACATCGAGGGACTGGGCTACGAGGCGGCGGTGGCGCTGCTCGACGCCGGCGTGATCACCGACGAGGGCGACGTCTTCGACCTCGATGCCGACAAGCTCCGCCGGACCGACCTCTTCACCCGGGCCCCCAAGAAGGACGAGGAGGGGCCGCAGCTCACCGCCAACGGCGCCAAGCTGCTCGCCAACCTCGATGCCCGCAAGGACGTCCCGCTCTGGCGCGTGATCGTCGCGCTCTCGATCCGCCACACCGGGCCCAGCGCCTCCCGCGCGCTGGCCCAGGAGTTCGGCTCGATGGCCGCGATCCGCGCCGCCTCCGAGGAGGAGCTCGCCGCCGCCGAGGGCGTCGGCCCGACCATCGCGCGCGCCGTCATCGAGTGGTTCGAGGTCGACTGGCACGTCGCGATCGTCGACAAGTGGACCGCCGCCGGCGTGTCCATGGAGGACGCGCGCGACGAGTCCGTCGCCCGCACCCTCGAGGGACTGACCGTGGTGGTCACCGGGTCCCTCGTCGACTTCTCCCGCGACTCCGCCAAGGAGGCGATCCTGTCCCGTGGCGGCAAGGCGGCCGGCTCGGTGTCGAAGAAGACCGACTACGTCGTCGTCGGCGAGAACGCCGGCTCCAAGGCCGACAAGGCCGAGCAGCTGGGCGTGCCGGTGCTCGACGAGGACGGCTTCAAGCGGCTGCTGGAGAACGGCCCGGACGCGGCGGGCTGA
- the gatC gene encoding Asp-tRNA(Asn)/Glu-tRNA(Gln) amidotransferase subunit GatC produces the protein MSQLSRDEVAHLADLARIDLDDAELDHLAPQLNVILEAVASISGVAGDDVPPTSHPVPLTNVFREDVVVPGLTAEQALSGAPEAEEQRFRVPRILGDEQ, from the coding sequence ATGTCCCAACTGTCCCGCGACGAGGTGGCCCACCTGGCCGACCTCGCCCGGATCGACCTCGACGACGCCGAGCTGGACCACCTGGCCCCCCAGCTCAACGTGATCCTCGAGGCGGTCGCGTCCATCAGTGGTGTGGCTGGCGACGACGTGCCGCCGACCTCGCACCCGGTCCCGCTCACCAACGTCTTCCGTGAGGACGTGGTGGTGCCGGGCCTGACCGCCGAGCAGGCGCTCTCCGGCGCGCCCGAGGCCGAGGAGCAGCGCTTCCGGGTGCCGCGGATCCTGGGGGACGAGCAGTGA
- a CDS encoding alpha/beta hydrolase family protein: MSRAGHAIALLAVGALLAACSGAPDAGSGRSPQPGPASSSATSGTPTDSASVVPEPDPVSLPALAQKSFNGGRLRLGEEVLRTATQRQYRVTYRSADLTISGRIAVPVGDGPFPAVVLAHGYIDPAVYRNGQGLTREREWLADHGYVALHVDYRGHAESSPDRSRGLDMRMGYTEDVVNAVLALRAWRGPVDDDRVALVGRSMGGGIVMNVLAAKPGLVRAGVAFAPVSSDAVDNFDRWVRDAPGRGGIAALVLRRYGEPADNPDFWAGISARTYFGDVTEPVLIHHGTADDTCPLRWSRETARLMRAAGVDVTLRTYPGEGHAFGPQFELSMQRTDRFLRRQL, translated from the coding sequence GTGAGCCGCGCCGGACACGCGATCGCGCTCCTCGCCGTGGGTGCGCTGCTCGCGGCGTGCTCCGGCGCGCCCGACGCCGGTTCGGGGCGATCGCCCCAGCCCGGCCCGGCGTCGTCCTCCGCGACCTCCGGTACGCCGACGGACTCGGCCTCCGTCGTACCTGAGCCGGACCCGGTGTCGCTGCCGGCGCTGGCGCAGAAGTCGTTCAACGGCGGCCGGCTGCGACTGGGGGAGGAGGTCCTGCGGACCGCGACCCAGCGGCAGTACCGGGTCACCTACCGCAGCGCTGACCTCACCATCTCCGGCCGGATCGCGGTGCCGGTGGGCGACGGGCCGTTCCCGGCGGTCGTGCTCGCCCACGGCTACATCGACCCGGCCGTCTACCGCAACGGGCAGGGCCTGACCCGCGAGCGCGAGTGGCTGGCCGACCACGGCTATGTCGCCCTCCACGTCGACTACCGCGGCCACGCCGAGTCCTCCCCGGACCGCAGTCGCGGGCTCGACATGCGGATGGGCTACACCGAGGACGTCGTCAACGCCGTCCTCGCGCTGCGGGCGTGGCGGGGGCCGGTCGACGACGACCGGGTGGCGCTCGTCGGCCGTTCGATGGGCGGCGGGATCGTCATGAACGTGCTGGCCGCCAAGCCGGGCCTCGTGCGCGCCGGGGTGGCGTTCGCGCCGGTGAGCTCCGACGCCGTCGACAACTTCGACCGCTGGGTCCGGGACGCCCCGGGCCGCGGCGGCATCGCCGCGCTCGTCCTGCGGCGGTACGGCGAGCCCGCGGACAACCCGGACTTCTGGGCCGGCATCAGCGCCCGCACCTACTTCGGCGACGTCACCGAGCCGGTGCTGATCCACCACGGCACCGCCGACGACACCTGCCCGCTGCGCTGGAGCCGGGAGACTGCCCGGCTGATGCGGGCCGCCGGCGTCGACGTCACCCTGCGGACCTACCCCGGCGAGGGACACGCGTTCGGGCCCCAGTTCGAGCTGTCGATGCAGCGGACCGACCGGTTCCTCAGACGGCAGCTCTGA
- a CDS encoding TetR/AcrR family transcriptional regulator — protein sequence MVPRISRREAPARPRVEGDREQEILDAAIAVLVDAGYDRLTMDAVATKAKASKATLYRKWDGKADLVIDALMSQKTPLETPPDTGSLRGDLLSMYCGHGGLTDEHQTALLGSVVTAIGRDPEFAAAFRDRFIAPKVEVGRVVYERARQRGELRDDVDLDILTAALPGIVLHRGFLLGDPPTQDLIARVVDQVILPAATRG from the coding sequence ATGGTCCCCCGCATCAGCCGCCGTGAGGCACCGGCCCGACCCCGCGTCGAGGGCGACCGTGAGCAGGAGATCCTCGACGCGGCCATCGCCGTCCTCGTCGACGCGGGCTACGACCGGCTGACCATGGATGCCGTCGCCACGAAGGCCAAGGCGTCGAAGGCGACGCTCTACCGCAAGTGGGACGGCAAGGCCGACCTGGTCATCGACGCGCTCATGTCGCAGAAGACCCCGCTGGAGACGCCGCCCGACACCGGCAGCCTGCGCGGCGACCTGCTCAGCATGTACTGCGGCCACGGTGGACTCACCGACGAGCACCAGACCGCGCTCCTCGGCAGCGTGGTCACCGCCATCGGCCGTGACCCCGAGTTCGCGGCGGCCTTCCGCGACCGGTTCATCGCCCCCAAGGTCGAGGTCGGCCGCGTCGTCTACGAGCGGGCCCGCCAGCGTGGCGAGCTCCGCGACGACGTCGACCTCGACATCCTCACCGCGGCGCTGCCCGGCATCGTGCTGCACCGCGGCTTCCTGCTCGGAGACCCACCGACCCAGGACCTGATCGCCCGCGTCGTCGACCAGGTGATCCTCCCGGCCGCGACCCGCGGCTGA